The Nocardioides pantholopis genome window below encodes:
- a CDS encoding catalase, which translates to MTDRSLTTRQGHPVYDNQNQRTVGARGPATLENYHFLEKISHFDRERIPERVVHARGFVAYGEFEATGKWGDEPIERYTRAKLFNTAGKKTDLAIRFSSVIGGRDSSEAARDPRGFAVKFYTEDGNWDLVGNNLGVFFIRDAIKFPDVIHSLKPDPVTFRQEPARIFDFMSQTPESMHMLVNLFSPRGIPSDYRHMQGFGVNTYKWVNAEGVSHLVKYHFQPRQGVKSLTEDDAANIQANDLGHASKDLYEAIERGDHPQWDLYVQLMEDHDHPELDFDPLDDTKVWPEEIFEPKLVGTMTLNRNVADHHNENEQIAFGTGVLVDGLDFSDDKMLVGRTFSYSDTQRYRVGPNYLQLPVNSPKNATVRTNQRGGEMSYQVDLAEGQNPHVNYEPSTMNGLTEAPKPGHVETGPEISGRLTRSRLPRTDDYTQAGERFRLMEDWERDDLVKNLVANISEATREVQERMVWHFFMCEDELGQRVGDGLGITADDVRGLEPLATQTLSPAERERAANLGKNGPRDVEGHTMTHCVPNERVVVTR; encoded by the coding sequence ATGACCGACCGTTCGCTCACCACCCGCCAGGGCCATCCGGTCTACGACAACCAGAACCAGCGCACGGTCGGGGCCCGCGGCCCCGCCACGCTGGAGAATTACCACTTCCTGGAGAAGATCAGCCACTTCGACCGGGAGCGGATCCCCGAGCGGGTCGTGCACGCCCGCGGCTTCGTCGCCTACGGCGAGTTCGAGGCGACCGGCAAGTGGGGTGACGAGCCGATCGAGCGGTACACCCGCGCGAAGCTGTTCAACACCGCCGGCAAGAAGACCGACCTCGCGATCCGGTTCTCCTCGGTCATCGGCGGGCGCGACTCCTCGGAGGCGGCCCGCGACCCGCGCGGCTTCGCTGTGAAGTTCTACACCGAGGACGGCAACTGGGACCTCGTCGGCAACAACCTGGGCGTCTTCTTCATCCGGGACGCGATCAAGTTCCCCGACGTCATCCACTCCCTGAAGCCGGACCCGGTCACGTTCCGCCAGGAGCCGGCCCGGATCTTCGACTTCATGTCGCAGACGCCCGAGTCGATGCACATGCTCGTCAACCTGTTCAGCCCCCGCGGCATCCCGTCGGACTACCGGCACATGCAGGGCTTCGGCGTGAACACCTACAAGTGGGTGAACGCCGAGGGCGTCTCGCACCTGGTGAAGTACCACTTCCAGCCCCGCCAGGGCGTCAAGAGCCTGACCGAGGACGACGCCGCGAACATCCAGGCCAACGACCTGGGGCACGCCTCGAAGGACCTCTACGAGGCCATCGAGCGCGGCGACCACCCGCAGTGGGACCTCTACGTGCAGCTGATGGAGGACCACGACCACCCCGAGCTGGACTTCGACCCGCTCGACGACACCAAGGTCTGGCCCGAGGAGATCTTCGAGCCGAAGCTCGTCGGCACGATGACGCTGAACCGCAACGTGGCGGACCACCACAACGAGAACGAGCAGATCGCGTTCGGCACCGGCGTGCTGGTCGACGGTCTGGACTTCTCCGACGACAAGATGCTGGTCGGCCGGACCTTCTCCTACAGCGACACCCAGCGCTACCGGGTCGGCCCGAACTACCTGCAGCTGCCGGTGAACTCGCCGAAGAACGCGACGGTGCGCACGAACCAGCGCGGCGGCGAGATGTCCTACCAGGTCGACCTGGCGGAGGGGCAGAACCCGCACGTCAACTACGAGCCGTCGACGATGAACGGGCTCACCGAGGCTCCCAAGCCCGGGCACGTCGAGACCGGCCCCGAGATCTCGGGTCGGCTGACCCGGTCCCGGCTGCCGCGGACCGACGACTACACGCAGGCCGGCGAGCGGTTCCGGCTGATGGAGGACTGGGAGCGCGACGACCTGGTCAAGAACCTGGTCGCGAACATCTCCGAGGCCACCCGCGAGGTCCAGGAGCGGATGGTCTGGCACTTCTTCATGTGCGAGGACGAGCTCGGGCAGCGCGTCGGCGACGGCCTGGGCATCACCGCGGACGACGTGCGCGGTCTGGAGCCGCTGGCCACCCAGACCCTCTCCCCGGCGGAGCGTGAGCGCGCGGCGAACCTCGGCAAGAACGGCCCCCGCGACGTCGAGGGCCACACCATGACGCACTGCGTCCCGAACGAGCGGGTCGTCGTCACCCGCTGA
- a CDS encoding TraR/DksA family transcriptional regulator translates to MSSPGERLRAEREAVLRRLTDLHEDHAAMVEASRDSNADDEHDPEGHTIAYERSQVDTHIRLAERRLAEVEAALASVEAGSYGTCAGCGRPIAAERLEARPAATTCVACAARR, encoded by the coding sequence GTGAGCAGCCCCGGCGAGCGGCTGCGGGCCGAGCGGGAGGCGGTGCTGCGGCGGCTGACGGACCTGCACGAGGACCACGCCGCGATGGTCGAGGCCTCCCGGGACTCCAACGCCGACGACGAGCACGACCCCGAGGGGCACACGATCGCCTACGAGCGCTCGCAGGTCGACACCCACATCCGGCTCGCCGAGCGGCGGCTGGCCGAGGTCGAGGCCGCCCTGGCCTCGGTCGAGGCGGGGAGCTACGGCACCTGCGCCGGGTGCGGCCGGCCGATCGCCGCGGAGCGCCTCGAGGCCCGACCCGCGGCGACCACCTGCGTGGCCTGCGCGGCCCGCCGCTGA